From Halotia branconii CENA392, the proteins below share one genomic window:
- a CDS encoding 2Fe-2S iron-sulfur cluster-binding protein, translating to MTVYQVRLVNPAIGLDRTILVPDDQYILDIAEEVGIRLPSGCKQGECSACIAKLVDGEVNQGEQKFLRPDEIKAGYVVTCVTYPLSNCTLETHQEQVLYKAALYYQQ from the coding sequence ATGACAGTTTACCAAGTTCGACTTGTAAATCCAGCAATAGGATTAGATCGTACTATTTTAGTACCCGATGATCAATATATCCTCGATATAGCCGAAGAAGTTGGTATTCGCCTACCTTCTGGATGCAAACAAGGTGAATGTTCCGCCTGTATTGCCAAACTTGTTGATGGAGAAGTTAATCAAGGTGAGCAAAAATTTTTGCGACCAGATGAAATCAAAGCTGGCTACGTTGTAACTTGTGTCACTTACCCTTTATCTAATTGCACTTTAGAAACTCATCAAGAACAAGTTTTGTACAAAGCAGCGCTTTATTATCAGCAGTAA
- a CDS encoding APC family permease, whose translation MSATNSQPQLQRELGVFGATLMGLGSIIGTGVFVSIGIATGIAGSAVIVAVAIGAIVATCNGLNSAQLAANHAVSGGTYEYGYKYLTPAFGFTAGWMFLVAKTASAATAALGFAGYLLNILGLSANWVIPTALLAVMMMTLIVLNGIRRSSIVNTVIVSITLLSLGFFILVCLPRATEVGIENLTPFFTTSPRAVLHASALMFVAYTGYGRIATMGEEARSPRKTIPQAMIVCLLLTMLLYMTVATVGIGAVGVNVLGNATGQTKAAPLEVAVRSIAGSSAAFVLAIGAMTAMLGVLLNLILGLSRVLLAMGRRSDAPRFLARLNQQQTAPSRAVIVVGGAIAVLVLLGNVKTTWSFSAFSVLIYYAVTNLAALKLTPSERLYPVWVGWIGLVSCLFLAFWVESTIWQVGLGLIGAGLIWHKVRRTIL comes from the coding sequence ATGTCTGCTACCAATTCACAACCCCAGCTACAAAGAGAGTTAGGGGTTTTTGGTGCTACTTTGATGGGACTGGGTTCAATTATCGGTACAGGTGTATTTGTCAGTATTGGCATTGCTACAGGCATTGCCGGGTCTGCGGTAATTGTAGCAGTAGCAATTGGTGCGATCGTTGCTACCTGTAATGGATTAAACAGCGCTCAGTTGGCAGCTAACCATGCTGTAAGCGGTGGTACTTATGAATATGGCTATAAATATCTCACCCCTGCATTTGGCTTTACAGCAGGTTGGATGTTTTTGGTAGCAAAGACTGCTTCTGCCGCCACTGCCGCTTTGGGTTTTGCTGGTTACTTACTAAATATTTTGGGATTAAGTGCTAATTGGGTTATTCCTACGGCTCTCTTAGCTGTAATGATGATGACGCTGATTGTGTTGAATGGTATTCGACGCTCTAGTATTGTAAATACCGTGATTGTCTCGATAACGCTATTATCTTTAGGATTTTTTATCCTTGTTTGTCTACCCCGTGCGACTGAAGTGGGGATTGAAAATTTGACACCTTTCTTTACCACTTCCCCTAGAGCAGTACTTCATGCTAGCGCCTTAATGTTTGTTGCTTATACAGGCTATGGTCGCATTGCCACAATGGGGGAAGAAGCACGTTCCCCAAGAAAGACAATTCCTCAAGCGATGATTGTTTGTCTATTGCTCACCATGTTACTTTACATGACGGTGGCAACGGTTGGTATTGGGGCTGTAGGGGTGAATGTTTTGGGCAATGCTACAGGACAAACAAAGGCAGCTCCCTTAGAAGTAGCAGTTCGTAGCATTGCAGGTTCAAGTGCGGCTTTTGTGTTAGCTATTGGTGCGATGACAGCAATGTTGGGTGTGCTTTTGAACTTAATTTTAGGGTTATCCCGCGTGTTACTAGCAATGGGACGGCGCTCAGATGCTCCAAGATTTTTAGCACGATTGAACCAGCAACAGACAGCTCCATCCAGAGCTGTAATTGTAGTAGGAGGAGCGATCGCTGTGTTGGTATTATTAGGTAATGTCAAAACCACATGGTCTTTTAGCGCCTTTAGTGTTTTGATTTACTATGCAGTGACTAATTTAGCCGCCTTGAAACTCACCCCATCAGAGCGACTCTATCCTGTATGGGTGGGTTGGATAGGTCTTGTATCTTGCCTGTTCTTAGCTTTCTGGGTAGAGTCTACTATTTGGCAAGTAGGTTTAGGATTGATTGGTGCTGGTTTAATTTGGCACAAAGTACGGCGAACAATATTGTAA
- the hemH gene encoding ferrochelatase: MSRVGVLLLNLGGPDKLEDVGPFLYNLFSDPEIIRLPFRWLQKPLAWFIASRRTGTSQENYKQIGGGSPLRRITEAQGEALKEKLDYLGQEANIYVGMRYWHPYTEEAIAMLTQDNIDRLVILPLYPQFSISTSGSSFRLLEKLWQENPKLQRLDYTVIPSWYKQPSYLQAMAELIAQELKQFPNPDQVHIFFSAHGVPKSYVEEAGDPYQQEIEDCTALIMQTLNRPNLHTLAYQSRVGPVEWLQPYTEDALKELGAQGVKDLVVVPISFVSEHIETLQEIDIEYREVAEEAGIHNFRRVPAPNTHPVFIQALADLVIDALKNPSFKLSQAAQMKKRVKMYPQERWEWGLTTSAEVWNGRIAMLGFIALIIELVTGHGLLHMIGLLQ, from the coding sequence ATGAGTCGTGTAGGCGTCTTATTACTCAATCTCGGTGGACCTGACAAGTTAGAGGATGTCGGGCCGTTTTTGTATAACCTGTTTTCAGATCCGGAAATTATTCGCCTACCGTTTCGCTGGTTGCAAAAACCCCTAGCCTGGTTTATTGCCTCACGGCGAACCGGCACATCTCAAGAAAACTATAAGCAAATCGGTGGTGGTTCGCCTTTACGGCGAATTACTGAGGCTCAAGGAGAAGCTTTAAAGGAAAAGTTAGACTATTTGGGGCAAGAAGCCAATATTTATGTAGGAATGCGTTATTGGCATCCGTATACTGAAGAAGCGATCGCTATGCTTACCCAAGACAATATTGATCGCTTAGTGATTCTGCCACTATATCCTCAATTTTCCATCAGTACTAGTGGTTCTAGTTTCCGGCTATTAGAGAAACTTTGGCAAGAAAATCCAAAGCTTCAGCGTCTTGATTATACCGTTATTCCTTCCTGGTATAAACAACCAAGCTATCTCCAAGCTATGGCGGAACTCATAGCTCAAGAACTTAAACAGTTTCCTAATCCTGATCAAGTTCATATCTTCTTCAGTGCCCACGGTGTTCCTAAAAGCTATGTTGAAGAAGCAGGTGATCCTTACCAGCAAGAAATTGAAGATTGTACTGCTTTGATTATGCAGACTCTCAATCGACCTAATCTCCACACCTTAGCTTACCAAAGTCGCGTCGGCCCAGTAGAATGGCTACAACCCTATACTGAGGATGCCCTTAAAGAACTGGGCGCACAAGGGGTAAAAGATTTGGTCGTCGTGCCTATCAGTTTTGTCTCAGAACACATTGAGACACTCCAAGAAATTGACATTGAATATCGGGAAGTAGCAGAAGAAGCAGGGATTCACAACTTCCGCCGTGTGCCTGCTCCTAATACCCATCCAGTATTTATTCAAGCACTAGCAGACTTGGTAATTGATGCGCTGAAAAACCCTAGTTTCAAGCTTTCGCAAGCCGCCCAAATGAAGAAAAGGGTCAAGATGTATCCCCAAGAACGCTGGGAGTGGGGCTTAACTACTAGCGCCGAAGTTTGGAATGGTCGAATTGCTATGTTAGGTTTTATTGCTTTAATTATCGAGCTGGTTACTGGTCATGGTCTACTGCACATGATTGGGCTTTTGCAGTAA
- a CDS encoding class I SAM-dependent methyltransferase — protein sequence MATILRDWSYRYQWLYDGISRLAAVSVGGEARFRQLALQSLTIHSDTQVLDLCCGSGQSTQFLVKSSQNVIGLDASPLSLQRAQKNVPEASYVEAFAEKMPFADYLFDVVHTSAALHEMQPEQLQKIIREVHRVLKPGGKFVLVDFHAPTNPLFWPGLSLFLLLFETETAWKLLKTDLPGLLTEIGFEVGEPVLYAGGSLQVIQAKKV from the coding sequence ATGGCAACAATTTTAAGAGATTGGAGTTACCGTTATCAATGGTTGTATGATGGTATTTCGCGGTTAGCAGCTGTCAGCGTAGGTGGTGAAGCTCGTTTTCGGCAACTCGCTTTACAAAGCTTAACAATTCACTCAGATACTCAAGTTTTAGATTTATGTTGCGGTAGTGGTCAATCGACGCAATTTTTGGTGAAATCTTCACAAAATGTCATCGGATTAGATGCTTCACCGTTGTCTTTGCAACGCGCTCAAAAAAATGTACCTGAAGCTTCCTATGTGGAAGCTTTTGCAGAAAAAATGCCGTTTGCAGATTATCTGTTTGATGTGGTTCATACCAGCGCGGCGCTACATGAGATGCAACCTGAACAACTGCAAAAAATTATTCGTGAAGTTCATCGAGTGTTAAAGCCGGGAGGAAAGTTTGTGTTAGTAGATTTTCATGCTCCTACTAATCCTCTATTTTGGCCTGGGTTATCACTATTCTTACTGTTGTTTGAGACGGAAACGGCTTGGAAGTTGCTAAAAACTGATTTACCCGGTTTATTAACTGAAATTGGGTTTGAGGTAGGTGAGCCAGTTTTGTATGCGGGGGGTAGTTTGCAGGTAATACAGGCAAAAAAAGTGTAA
- a CDS encoding polyphosphate kinase 2 family protein, whose product MNHDAFIVPPNSKISLQKDYDPAYKVDNYYKIDAVSKLQKDIQQIANFQEILYAQNIYALLIIFQAMDAAGKDSTIKHVMSGVNPQGFQVFNFQAPSAEELDHDYLWRTTRALPERGRIGIFNRSYYEEVLAVRVHPEILLKQQLPQLSQGNQIWKQRFEEINNFEKYLVNNGVIVLKFFLNVSKSEQKKRFLKRIENPDKHWKFAASDVYARASWDEYMEAYEAVFNHTSTVWAPWYIIPADRKWFTRLVVSDIICTQLEKLHLKYPTVSDEHRQQLLQAKYMLEQED is encoded by the coding sequence GTGAATCATGACGCTTTTATTGTTCCACCAAACTCAAAGATTTCTTTGCAAAAAGATTATGACCCAGCTTACAAAGTTGACAATTATTATAAAATTGATGCAGTAAGTAAATTACAAAAAGATATTCAACAAATAGCAAATTTCCAAGAGATTCTCTATGCTCAAAATATTTATGCATTGCTAATTATCTTTCAGGCAATGGATGCTGCTGGCAAAGATAGTACAATTAAACATGTGATGTCTGGTGTAAATCCTCAAGGCTTTCAAGTGTTTAATTTTCAAGCTCCCAGTGCGGAAGAATTAGACCATGACTATTTATGGCGAACAACCAGAGCGTTACCAGAACGCGGTCGTATAGGAATATTCAACCGTTCATATTATGAAGAAGTATTAGCAGTTCGTGTACATCCAGAAATACTTTTAAAACAACAACTTCCCCAGTTATCCCAAGGGAATCAGATATGGAAACAGCGTTTTGAAGAAATCAATAATTTTGAAAAATATTTAGTTAATAATGGTGTAATTGTTCTGAAGTTTTTTTTGAATGTCTCGAAATCAGAACAAAAAAAACGCTTTTTAAAACGAATTGAAAACCCAGATAAACACTGGAAATTTGCAGCAAGTGATGTCTATGCCAGAGCTTCTTGGGACGAGTATATGGAAGCTTATGAAGCAGTTTTTAATCATACTAGTACTGTTTGGGCTCCTTGGTATATTATCCCTGCTGATCGCAAATGGTTTACACGTCTGGTAGTTTCCGACATTATTTGTACCCAACTAGAAAAACTCCATCTCAAATACCCCACAGTCAGCGACGAACATAGACAGCAACTCTTACAGGCAAAATACATGCTAGAGCAAGAAGATTAG
- a CDS encoding chloride channel protein, with product MSLPVLTQRFRRWLQPRRGLAIAEASIIGLVAAFSAVFLKVGSGWLGTWRVHSTQIFPAWLVLPAIGLIFGFLAGALVQRLAPEASGSGIPQVKATLANVPIRLSWRVAAVKLLSSIITIGSGITLGRQGPTVHVGASLAAGMSRWVPTSPDHQRQMIAAGAGAGLSAAFNAPIAGVLFIVEELLQDLSGLTLQTAIIASFIGGVVSRLLGGRSLQLNLELIQSSSKFSLPEIPFFLVLGILAGLLGALFNYGIVESIKIYKSLHVNLALRVALAGLISGIIVAMLPELFRDNTGLREYMITGNANASLAAIVFIAQFILTLIAFGSGAPGGLFAPSLILGSCLGHFVGVSESYFLGVGSVSTYALAGMGGFFSAVSKVPITAIVIVFEMTTDFNLVLPLMIVSVISYLIADKVMPGSLYEKLLNLNGITIAKATTAEGILTRLTAKDVMQRRVETLDAEMTLDEAMQTFNRSHHRGFPVVEESKLVGIVTQSDLVKQRDRDISNDTPLKEIMISDPMTVTPVHNLTNVLYLLDRYHISRLPVVEGQKLIGIITRADIIRVEAEHLNYGNTTPKLQLEPSYVVYQTRSPNIGRGRLLVPLANPETAAILLQMAAAIARDHHYEIECVQVILVSRHASPSETPVKTTNSRRLLRQAEVLAKKWQIPLHTQIRVAHDSAQAILEIIKERNINVILMGWKGSTSTPGRIFGNVVDTVIRQATCDVMLVKLAEGIRGQEAALRLTSTSPFGYAQAKLSTRRSVTEGREQGEQDRNLSSSFPLKFNRWLVPMAGGPNARLAIKLLPALVTLGNYPQIRLTQVFKPSEIKPDMTVLEQAIRHLMRRRKLSSNVVAIPVQADSVAEGVINLVKTGNYDVVVLGASREGLLQQTIQGNIPEAIASNVESTVILVRGAIT from the coding sequence ATGTCGCTTCCTGTTCTTACTCAGCGCTTTCGCCGCTGGTTGCAGCCTAGAAGAGGTTTAGCGATCGCAGAAGCTTCTATTATTGGTCTTGTAGCCGCTTTTTCTGCGGTATTTTTGAAAGTGGGATCAGGATGGTTGGGAACATGGCGAGTTCATAGTACCCAAATTTTCCCAGCATGGTTAGTCTTGCCAGCAATTGGTTTAATTTTTGGATTTTTGGCTGGCGCTTTAGTCCAAAGATTAGCCCCAGAAGCATCTGGTAGCGGTATTCCTCAAGTTAAAGCTACTCTAGCCAATGTACCAATTAGGTTATCTTGGCGAGTTGCCGCTGTAAAATTACTCAGTTCTATTATCACTATCGGTTCAGGGATAACTTTAGGAAGACAAGGTCCCACTGTCCATGTAGGCGCAAGTTTGGCAGCGGGGATGAGTCGCTGGGTTCCGACTTCTCCAGATCATCAACGCCAGATGATCGCTGCTGGTGCTGGTGCTGGTTTATCGGCAGCTTTTAATGCCCCAATCGCTGGTGTATTATTTATTGTTGAAGAGTTACTGCAAGACTTATCAGGCTTAACCTTACAAACTGCGATTATTGCCTCGTTTATTGGTGGGGTGGTATCCCGGTTACTTGGGGGTCGCAGTCTGCAACTCAACTTAGAGTTAATCCAATCTTCAAGCAAGTTTTCCCTGCCAGAAATTCCCTTTTTTTTAGTATTGGGTATCTTGGCTGGCTTATTGGGTGCATTATTTAACTATGGCATAGTTGAAAGCATTAAAATTTACAAAAGCTTACATGTTAACTTGGCGTTACGCGTGGCTTTAGCTGGTTTAATCTCTGGTATTATCGTAGCCATGCTCCCCGAATTATTCCGTGACAATACTGGTTTGCGGGAGTATATGATTACTGGTAATGCTAATGCATCTTTAGCAGCGATCGTTTTTATTGCCCAGTTTATCTTGACTTTGATCGCCTTTGGTTCTGGTGCGCCTGGGGGTTTATTTGCCCCTAGTCTGATTTTGGGTTCTTGTTTAGGACACTTTGTTGGTGTGTCTGAGTCCTATTTTTTGGGAGTGGGTTCTGTTAGTACTTATGCTTTGGCAGGAATGGGGGGATTTTTTAGTGCTGTTTCTAAAGTACCCATCACCGCAATTGTGATTGTATTTGAAATGACTACAGATTTCAATCTGGTACTGCCTTTGATGATTGTGTCTGTAATATCTTACTTAATTGCAGATAAAGTAATGCCAGGTTCACTGTATGAAAAACTTTTAAATTTAAATGGCATCACGATCGCTAAAGCAACTACTGCCGAAGGGATATTAACAAGATTAACAGCAAAAGATGTTATGCAGCGGCGGGTTGAAACTCTAGATGCAGAGATGACTTTAGATGAGGCTATGCAGACTTTTAATCGTTCTCATCATCGAGGCTTTCCAGTGGTAGAAGAAAGCAAATTGGTAGGAATAGTCACACAATCAGATTTAGTCAAACAACGCGATCGCGATATATCAAATGATACTCCCTTAAAGGAAATTATGATTTCTGACCCGATGACGGTGACACCAGTACATAATCTTACCAATGTACTGTATTTGCTTGATCGCTATCACATTAGTCGTTTACCAGTAGTTGAAGGGCAAAAATTAATTGGGATTATTACCCGTGCTGATATCATCCGGGTAGAAGCAGAGCATCTCAATTATGGAAACACTACCCCGAAATTACAACTAGAACCTTCTTATGTAGTTTACCAAACGCGATCGCCCAACATTGGTAGAGGCAGGTTATTAGTTCCATTAGCTAACCCCGAAACCGCAGCTATTCTTTTACAAATGGCAGCCGCTATTGCCCGCGATCACCATTATGAAATAGAGTGCGTGCAAGTAATTTTAGTGTCACGTCACGCTTCCCCATCAGAAACGCCAGTCAAAACCACAAATAGTCGCCGCTTACTACGACAAGCAGAAGTATTGGCGAAAAAGTGGCAAATTCCTTTGCATACACAAATTCGAGTCGCCCATGATTCTGCTCAAGCAATTTTAGAAATTATCAAAGAACGTAACATCAACGTTATTTTAATGGGTTGGAAAGGTAGTACTTCTACCCCTGGGCGGATTTTTGGCAATGTTGTAGACACTGTAATTCGCCAAGCCACTTGTGATGTGATGCTCGTGAAATTGGCAGAAGGAATCAGGGGGCAGGAGGCAGCACTTCGGCTTACTTCGACTTCGCCCTTCGGCTACGCTCAGGCTAAACTCAGTACAAGACGCTCAGTGACCGAGGGCAGGGAGCAGGGGGAACAAGATAGAAACTTATCTTCATCTTTTCCTCTTAAGTTCAATCGCTGGCTAGTACCGATGGCTGGTGGTCCTAATGCTCGGTTGGCAATTAAGTTACTACCTGCGTTAGTAACGTTGGGAAATTACCCCCAAATTCGCTTGACACAGGTGTTTAAGCCATCTGAAATCAAGCCAGATATGACAGTTTTAGAGCAAGCTATCCGTCATTTAATGCGTCGCCGCAAATTATCTAGTAATGTAGTGGCTATTCCAGTGCAAGCTGATTCGGTTGCTGAAGGTGTAATTAATTTAGTAAAAACCGGAAATTATGATGTTGTAGTTTTAGGTGCTTCACGGGAGGGATTGTTACAGCAAACAATTCAAGGTAATATTCCCGAAGCGATCGCTTCTAATGTAGAGAGTACAGTGATATTAGTCAGAGGGGCGATTACATAG
- a CDS encoding pentapeptide repeat-containing protein, with amino-acid sequence MSANKTDTLLRWLIAITVVFALALTLIVFGSSDIKGLSIPQQMQLRNQALTATAIVFLGLAVMTNAYYAAKRAEAMQKNAIAAEKNIEISIANTKLTQDRLVTERFMAAITQLGHERIETRTGAIYVLERIAQEFPQEHWTIMEILAAFVRENTPIREDELANGEELRSIDLSRHRNKERQTEQKSQEASPKIRRDVQAALTVMGRRNFLQEQDNQKLDLRHTDIRRADLMGANLQRADLRGADLCGANLRNANLYGADLEGAKLTESILYEATLQKANLRGANLCWANLNRVNLCWSNLRGANLLGASLRAANLQEANLYKANLQQATLKVANLSGAKLFLANLQGAKLGKANLHLCGLIGANLSGANLNAANLSGANLNAAKLHHTEVFFANLTEASLTEADLYKANLMGTNLNKTIFYQADLSWANLMGANFLDANLCDVKLEGAVLTGAKNLESQQLRMALGDYRTTRLPDYVEAPIHWRQSS; translated from the coding sequence ATGTCTGCTAATAAAACAGACACACTCCTACGTTGGTTGATAGCTATAACAGTTGTATTTGCTCTCGCACTGACTTTAATTGTTTTTGGATCATCCGATATCAAAGGATTATCAATTCCCCAACAAATGCAATTAAGAAATCAAGCATTAACAGCCACCGCCATAGTTTTTTTGGGATTGGCCGTAATGACTAATGCTTATTATGCAGCCAAACGTGCGGAGGCTATGCAGAAAAATGCGATCGCAGCCGAAAAAAATATTGAAATTAGTATCGCCAATACTAAACTAACTCAAGACAGGCTGGTTACAGAACGCTTTATGGCGGCAATTACCCAGCTAGGGCATGAAAGAATTGAAACGCGGACAGGTGCAATTTATGTTTTAGAAAGAATCGCTCAAGAATTTCCCCAAGAACACTGGACAATCATGGAAATTCTCGCTGCTTTTGTGCGAGAAAATACTCCTATTCGTGAAGATGAGCTAGCAAATGGGGAAGAATTACGTTCGATAGATTTGAGTAGACACAGAAACAAGGAACGACAGACAGAACAAAAAAGCCAGGAAGCATCCCCAAAAATTCGCCGGGATGTGCAAGCAGCTTTGACTGTTATGGGACGACGTAATTTTTTACAAGAACAAGACAATCAAAAACTAGACTTACGTCATACTGACATCCGACGAGCAGACTTGATGGGAGCTAACCTCCAACGAGCAGATTTGCGTGGTGCTGACCTTTGTGGCGCAAATCTGCGTAATGCCAATCTCTACGGGGCTGACCTTGAAGGTGCTAAACTCACTGAGTCTATTCTTTATGAAGCGACATTGCAAAAAGCCAACCTGCGAGGAGCTAACCTTTGCTGGGCAAATCTCAATCGAGTTAACCTTTGTTGGTCAAACTTGCGGGGAGCCAACCTTTTAGGAGCAAGTCTGCGCGCAGCTAATTTGCAAGAAGCCAACCTTTATAAAGCCAACTTGCAACAAGCAACTTTAAAAGTTGCTAATCTTTCTGGAGCCAAGCTATTTTTAGCTAACTTACAAGGGGCAAAACTTGGTAAAGCTAACTTACATCTTTGCGGATTGATTGGAGCTAACCTGTCTGGAGCTAATTTGAATGCTGCCAACTTGTCGGGGGCAAACTTGAATGCTGCTAAACTACATCACACAGAAGTATTTTTTGCCAACCTCACAGAGGCCAGCCTAACAGAAGCTGACTTGTATAAGGCAAATCTTATGGGAACCAACTTAAATAAGACCATTTTCTATCAAGCCGATTTGTCTTGGGCTAATCTCATGGGAGCTAATTTTTTAGACGCTAATCTCTGTGATGTCAAACTGGAAGGGGCAGTTTTAACCGGAGCTAAAAATTTAGAATCACAACAACTGAGAATGGCACTCGGCGATTATCGTACAACTCGTCTGCCTGATTATGTCGAAGCACCAATACATTGGCGGCAATCTAGTTAA
- a CDS encoding pentapeptide repeat-containing protein, whose amino-acid sequence MLKVMIHAYYSAKRHSLFNQVPFINIIPQIVFHQDKLASLSYKALQKCLKIAIEHLNHPTIENRLAAIYDLEQFAHDYPQHHWKVIEILTNFVRNNASAVIPEEATSQPSLTICTDIQVALTVIGRRDVQKELENEQVDLSHTDLRGANLNQANLEQANFYQVNLSGANLSGANLSGAILSAANLSGANLSGANLSGAILSAANLSGANLSGANLSRANLYLSNLCGAIIYETKLEKANLREAKFLTTDPISAELGYV is encoded by the coding sequence ATGTTGAAAGTAATGATTCATGCTTATTACTCAGCAAAAAGGCATTCACTATTCAATCAAGTACCATTTATAAACATCATACCTCAGATAGTTTTTCATCAAGACAAATTAGCTAGCTTATCATATAAGGCACTGCAAAAATGCTTAAAAATAGCAATAGAACATTTGAATCATCCAACTATTGAAAACAGATTAGCGGCAATCTATGATTTAGAACAATTTGCCCATGATTATCCCCAACATCATTGGAAAGTTATAGAAATATTGACTAATTTCGTCCGAAATAATGCTTCTGCTGTAATTCCAGAAGAAGCTACAAGTCAGCCATCACTGACAATTTGCACAGATATTCAAGTAGCTTTGACTGTTATTGGTAGGAGAGATGTCCAAAAAGAATTAGAAAATGAACAAGTTGATTTAAGCCATACTGATTTGAGAGGAGCAAACCTAAATCAAGCTAATCTAGAACAGGCAAACTTTTATCAAGTAAATTTGTCTGGAGCTAATCTGTCTGGAGCTAATCTGTCTGGAGCAATTTTGAGTGCAGCTAATCTGTCTGGAGCTAATTTGTCTGGAGCTAATTTGTCTGGAGCAATTTTGAGTGCAGCTAATCTGTCTGGAGCTAATTTGTCTGGAGCTAATTTGAGCAGGGCAAATCTATATTTAAGCAATTTGTGTGGGGCGATTATTTATGAGACCAAACTAGAAAAAGCTAATCTCCGAGAAGCTAAATTCTTGACTACAGATCCTATTAGTGCTGAACTTGGCTATGTATGA
- a CDS encoding FAD-dependent oxidoreductase: MQQNSQPRFKQLVLIGGGHSHAIVLRMFGMKPLPGVRLTLITPASDTPYSGMLPGHIAGFYSHDECHIDLQKLAKFAQAQLYIDRVVDLDLKNHKVICAKRPAVDFDVLSVDIGSTPAIISVSGAAEYAIAAKPVPQLLEHWYQLIKKVTQNPQKPMRIGIVGGGAGGVELALSMQAHLHQILREHQQPIKNLAIHLFQRHQELLPHYHHSVQRLVQQVLTERGINLHLRETVCQIAPQQITENQQNEERFEIKCESGLTVEAQKVFWVTQASASQWLKTTGLRTDEQGFILVKDTLQSSTHPEVFAAGDIATMINHPHPKAGVFAVRQGKPLFENLQRFLLSKSLKPYIPQRQYLSLIGTGDKKAIATRGSLTLPPHKLLWCWKDWIDHRFMERFS, from the coding sequence ATGCAGCAAAATTCCCAGCCAAGATTCAAACAACTGGTGTTAATTGGTGGCGGTCATAGCCATGCCATTGTGCTAAGAATGTTTGGCATGAAACCGTTACCGGGAGTTCGTTTAACATTAATTACCCCAGCGTCAGATACACCCTACTCTGGAATGCTACCAGGACATATTGCTGGATTTTATAGCCACGATGAATGCCATATTGACCTGCAAAAATTGGCGAAATTTGCTCAAGCACAGTTATACATTGACCGAGTGGTTGATTTAGATTTAAAAAACCACAAAGTAATTTGTGCTAAACGTCCTGCGGTAGATTTTGATGTGCTGTCTGTTGATATTGGCAGTACTCCAGCCATTATATCTGTATCAGGTGCAGCAGAATATGCGATCGCAGCTAAACCAGTACCACAACTTTTAGAACATTGGTATCAATTAATCAAAAAAGTAACACAAAATCCCCAAAAACCGATGAGAATTGGCATTGTGGGTGGTGGCGCTGGTGGTGTGGAGTTGGCGCTATCGATGCAAGCTCATTTGCATCAAATTTTGCGTGAACACCAGCAACCAATCAAAAATCTAGCAATTCATTTATTTCAACGTCATCAGGAACTGTTACCTCATTATCATCATTCAGTACAGCGTTTAGTTCAGCAAGTTTTAACTGAGCGTGGTATCAACCTGCACTTGAGAGAAACTGTTTGTCAAATTGCGCCCCAGCAAATAACTGAAAATCAGCAAAACGAAGAAAGATTTGAGATTAAATGCGAATCTGGCTTGACAGTGGAAGCTCAAAAAGTTTTTTGGGTGACACAAGCATCAGCATCCCAATGGTTAAAAACAACAGGGCTAAGAACTGATGAGCAGGGCTTTATTTTGGTAAAAGATACATTACAATCTTCAACGCACCCAGAAGTGTTTGCAGCCGGTGACATTGCCACAATGATTAATCATCCTCATCCGAAAGCTGGAGTATTTGCTGTGCGTCAAGGTAAACCCTTATTTGAGAACTTGCAGCGATTCTTACTAAGTAAGTCACTCAAACCTTACATACCACAGCGACAATATCTTAGTTTAATTGGTACAGGTGACAAAAAAGCGATCGCCACACGCGGCTCTTTGACTTTACCACCTCACAAACTACTATGGTGCTGGAAAGACTGGATTGACCACCGCTTTATGGAACGCTTCAGTTAG